ACCAATATACAGAGCTTAACAAGAAAGGTAACTCACAATGTGATTTTGCTTGAACCAGTCACCGACTAGCACCATAAAATCTCAAGCGGATGGGGAAAAAGGAACTAGAATGCAGGGGACGGAAAATAGAAGTAGCTCCCCTGTCCAAGACACCCTGagatttataaaactaatatcGAGTTATTCCAATCAAAATCTTTTATaatctatttttattaaaattacttAGCTTACAGTCTGGATATTTTCACATCTAAATCAAGTTACAACTAAAAGAAATTAAGTTCCACTGTAGAATCACGGGATGagtgaaagaaaaaagaaggtGCTGCATTAAAGTCGATAAATAGTCATCAACAATTCATGTCAGTTCCTAATAAATCCCGACAGATTTATGTCATAGAATtgttaaatgaaaaaaaaaacgctATGCTATCATCCAAAGTCCTATGAACATAAATATTGGACGTGtgagtatttaattaatttactgCAGCTCATTGTTTTTTAAAACTGTTGTCATGAAATATTAGACCGCGcacaaatataaaaacatatataaattgtacTAGGAAGCTGAAAGCCTGAAACTAATAGCAGGAGCAGAATATTAGGACAGACCGGGATGGGTTTTGGGTCGAATGAGAGAACAAATCCATCTAGTTCTGTGAGCCTCTGATATAAACAAACAGAGTACTTTCTTGACCCAGCCATAAACATATTACTGccaaaaacataaacataataatTGACAAATTAGTAGAGACTATAATAAACTGATACAAAAATGTAAAGAGTCTTTGCTATTCAACTTAGTACTAACACGATGGAAACATATCATAGTCAAATCTATCACTTAACATTCAACTTTAAAGAGACTTATAGTTCAGTGTTGTTACTCGAAAGATTCCGTAAACAGCAAGGTGAacaagacaaaaaaaaatatactgcaATGACCATGGCATCTCTGATTTGGTTCCCTGCATATGTATACAAGACAGGACTCAGGTAGACACATCTAATTAGTAGATGTAGAACTATGATTGAATAAaagtaaagaacaagaaccACAAAACTAATTGAACTTTTTTATAAGAAAGTAAGATACCTTGAAAAAGAAGATGGAGACTCGGAAAAGAACCCTAAAACCCAATTGAACCAATCAAACCCTTAAACCCAATCGAACTTATAATTTGCAGGTTGCGTTTCTCAGAGCTGAGTTTCAATCTACTAATTGCTTCAAGTTGCTAATTTCTTCGAGTTGTGTCTCCAATAGAAACAAATTAGGGTTTACCCAATTGAACCCTAACTACTATATGAATGTCGGAGCAAGATCGATGGTGTGAGAGAGACCAGATAGACGAGATAGGGAGAGTAGAGGTGGGAGAAGAGAGAGTCGAGAGAGTCGAAAAAGAGAGAGAGGGTCGAGAAAGTCGTCAGTCGAGACTCGAGAGACATAGCcgagaagaaaagaaagaaagagggGAAATAAGATTTTGGTGAAGGTGGGAAATAAAATTTGGTTAAGGAGGAATATATCTGTAATAAGGGGGAATAATGAGCGggttgtttttcattttttgaaactGGGAATAAGACATCATTTTTAACAATAACTGATGTTTAGATTGTTAATAGACATcgtttttgatttatttgatGTAAGATATACTTTTAACATCAGGGGTATTTCTAACCGATGTCTAAAGTGCGATGTCTAATGTcatttttctagtagtgattgAAATTTGTACTAATTAGGTCGAGAATGtgtataatttttgtttctgCCATCATTCATTTTAAACTATTTTTCACTCCATTCTTCAATAATTCCATTCCATATCCAAGTGAATGCAACCTTACAGTGTAAATGTGACATTCTTCGCAAAAGCAAGTCCTGCATGTACACTGTATAATGTTacactaatttttattttataatatgataaggtaaaatttatactaaatgTACATTTGGCACCAAATATGGAGTACAGTAATATTCACCAGAgtgtaatttttattatcataGATTTGAGTTGTTATTATAGAATTATTGTGTTGGGTTGGATGTGCTCTAaacatgtttaaaaaacattatcaactaaaataaattggctggcagaataaaattattaagtaGATGTGAAAATGCAATTTTCAATTCCTGAAATATTGGAACACCAATTACTTACTTGAAACATCCAAGCCCTGCAACAAGGTGACCAGCAAAGCCCATGGCAATTCTAGACTCAACCATTCCACCAATCATCAAATGCAGGCCAGATGCACGTGCCAACTCAATGATTTCAAGGGCGCCTAGTACCCCTAGTTTGGCGAGCTTGATGTTAATGACATCTGCTAGATTTTCTTCAACTATCTTCTTTACATCAGCTAAACCCCGACAGCTTTCATCAGCGGCAACAGATACCCCGTATTTTTCTTTTGCAATCTTAGTAACACGACCAAGACCTTCCCAGTCATCCCTGTGAACTGGCTGTTCAAAAAGCACTGGAGTCAACTTCATCTctgcaaaaatattaaattcttagAAAACCaaacattataaaaaaattgtaacaaCGCAATAGATTAGTTTTGACAAAAGGCAGATTCCTACCATGTAATGTCTCAAGAACCTGAATAGCTTCGGTAGAGGTGTAACCTTCATTAGCATCTAAGATAAACGCGCAATCAGGGTGGGCAGCATGTATTGCTTGAAGCACTTCAATGTCTCCTTTTAAATTCTTACCCACCTTAAGCTTCAAGGTTTTGAATCCCTTTTCGCGAAACTGTGAAGCCAATTGAGCAGCTTCCACCGAAGAAACAATTGGAAtctatacataatttttttttcatatctaATTAAGAATTCAATAgataaattatatgtttatgtTCAACAGTAATTACAAGGAACAACTGTGAAAAATAagctttcatttgattatattaacaGGCAAGAAAAATGTGCGgaactcaatgaaaaataaagtttatttcTTGAAAGGATATTAGAGATatctatttgatttttttttttatgactttagtgattcaaatgagaccaaaaTTTTCTGAGTGATCCACATGATATTTTCAAATGTGAAAAGTCACCTAGTTGATAATTAACCTAATTTGATAAAGGGTAGTCGTGGACTTTataaacacaaacaaacaaCATCGACTATAAGACCCGTATTTATAATAAGAGTGACCAATGTTCAACCAACTAATACCcaagtatatttataaattaatttatattttaaagactCCTGAAAAAAGACTATAAAGAAATTAAACGGAAACTGACTGTCATATCTGTGGTTATTGTGTTTGAAACACCACCAAACAATCTCCACAAAGGCTTGCCAATGCTGTAAGAAGCTGCATCAATCAGAGCCATCTCAACTCCTGCTCTAACCTTCAATTAATCAAAAGAAACTATATAACTGGAAATGCAAAATCTGAAAGATAACCTTCaaatactaatttatatatttttttttattaacttgAAACTCGTTGCAACTTACCGAAGCAAATGCATGGCCTTGTAGAATGCTACCAACCTCTCCCAACACTAAACCCAAAGTCATAGGAGGACTCCTCTTCAAAAACTCACATGCTTCCGCAACCTTTGACATAGCCAACGGCAGATCCTCGGCAGTTATAGGAGGGAGAATAGGAGCCTCACCCCACCCAACACATCCATCAACCAACTCAATCTTGATAGCCACATTATCAACTTTTTCGATCTTTACAGTTGCAACAGTAATAGGGGAAATCAAAGGGACATTTAAGGCTTTTCTTTCTGCCTTCTGCACGTCAACTATGAATGTCTCTTTCAAATTCTTGAACCCAGAATTTGCATCTGTCACCATTGTCCTCCAATGTATCAAAAATGTTTACCATGTGAGATATTAcactatatgtatttatatgtttttttccgAGTGGTGTAAGTGCACACAGACATATGCCATGACCAGGTGCATTctctaattttaaatatcttaaaaatgagTTGGATCACACTAaacatttttctttaattttaattatcatatattCATCAATTAATTGGATAACGGTTACGAGAAATGAGTTGGATCTCATTACTTTTTTAtccttttattttatatataatgtactCACGTGTAAGAGAATGAGCTGGATCCCActtaacatttttattttaatttgattgtcATATGTTCACGAATAAACTCAACTATTGATTGGATAACGCTTATAAAGAATGAGCTGGATCccactaaatatttttattttaatattattatatatgtatcaaTAAACTCATCTATTGATCGGATACGCTTATAAGGAATGAGCTGGATATCATGTACTCATGTGTAGGAGAATAAAGAATGAGCTGGATCccactaaatatttttattttaatttgattattatatattgtatatatattaataaactcATCTATTGATTGGATACATTTATAAGGAATGAGCTGGATCCCATTGCTTTCATTTCTTCTAggagggtgtattcgattgatattttaattgattgttcTTAATATATGGATTTCAATGGACTGCATGTGATCTTAATTTTGTGCAGATTCTTGATAAATTGTCATAGATTTGGTatagattctttaggatttaagcacagtACTTCAAAATGTCATggattttggtgtgatttcgaaaaacttaaaatacatgataaatccaaaatatccATCATTTCATGAAATCctaaaaaatccatcagcatttgaataccatcagattttaattatctatttataaatattcagAATGGTGTAAGTGCACACATACATATGCAATGACCAGTGCATTCTCTAATTTGAATTATCCTAAATGATTTGGATCAcactaaatatttttcttttattttaattatcatatattCATCAATTAATTGGATAACGATTACAATGAATGAATTGGatctcattattttttttatccttttattttaaatatcatgTACTCACGTGTAAGAGAATAAAGAATGAGCTGGATCCCACTAAATATTtctgttttaatttgattattatatatttatcaataaaCTCATCTATTGATTGGATACGCTTATAACGATCCCACTGCTTTCATTTTAGATTATCCTAAAAATGAGTTGGATCAcactaaacatttttttttattttaattatcatatattcattaattaattggatAACGATTACGAGGAATGAGTTGGATGCCATTACTTTTTAAtccttttattttaaatatcatgTACTCACGTGTAAGAGAATAAAGAATGAGCTGGATCccactaaatatttttattttaatttgattattatataatcattaatAAACTCATCTATTGATTGGATACGCTTATAAGGAATGAGCTGGATCTCACTACTTTCATTTATTTTAGGAGTATGTATTCGattgatattttaattgattgtttttaatatatggattgtatgtgatctTAATTTTGTGTGGATTCTTAATAAATTGTCATAGATTTGGTATaaattctttaggatttaagcataGTACATCAAAATGTCATGaattttggtgtgatttcaaaaaactaaaaatacatGAGAAATCCACCactttatgaaatccaaaaaaatccatcagcatttgaataccatcagattttaatgcgAGTTGGAACAcactatatatttttcaattatttttatgttattaatatgtgataatttattatttcacgttattaatatgtgataattaattgtaatattttatgttattattatgtgataatttattattcaattaattttaaatcatatttttatatttcatatatcttcatcaTATGTATGAAAAGAGATATTTGTCGTGTAATTcattagagttaaaaagagttagataaaggttcttgttaaaaaaattcaaaattatatatttataatttattttttacatcaGTACAAtcttcttttataaaatattatatgataatgtattattatgagtattttagtatttgaaactgtttaaagAGCCCTTTAGATGCTCTTATGCTCTTTCTTCCTAACAACTCTTCTCTCACACTCTTGTCTGTCCTTACACACCCTCTTCACTCTCCTCACACAAATAAATTAAGAGCGAACACATTAATGTCCCGTTTCATATACTCTTCACGCAACAAGATGATCGGTGCTTTGAGAAAGCGGAGGTTTCCACCGATGATCGTGATTAGAGCTTTCACCATCGCATGTTCGGTGTCCGCTCATGATTGGGATCGGAGCTTTCACCGCCGGTAGCTCGAGAGGATGAACTTGGCGACAACGAGAGTGGCGAAAAACTGGATGCTGATGTCGAGCTATTTCGTGTTGTAGTAGAGATTGATTAAATTTGATACTAATTGATCGTTGTGTGTGAATGAAATCGAGGGGGTAAGGGTTTTAATAGGTGTGGTGTTGTGTGTGGTGATTTCTTGATGAGGCTGAAGGTTGGTCGCTTTTAGTTAATTTTCTGCTTTGCTTTTAGTTAATTTCTTGGTTACTTTTGTATTATCAATTATATCAGCCCCATAGGGGCACTTATTTTTCGCCGGTGCAAccacttgcaacttattatacaattaaacgtaattttcaaaagattttttccAAGTTGTATCCATGGTTGCATGCATATAGGGTTGCTAGTAGTTAGTAGTGGCAAATGCAACCaccatatatttgaaaatattttttaggacatagtatttttgcaatttgttttaaaaaatgataatatttttgcaaaatttcTTTTAGACTTggttattttgtgaaaaaagccctataatatactattatttaatttacTGTATGAATAGtcttactaatattttatactcttattTATAcgtgattttttttgtcataatttaTACGTGATTTTAG
This genomic window from Daucus carota subsp. sativus chromosome 7, DH1 v3.0, whole genome shotgun sequence contains:
- the LOC108194591 gene encoding L-Ala-D/L-amino acid epimerase; translated protein: MVTDANSGFKNLKETFIVDVQKAERKALNVPLISPITVATVKIEKVDNVAIKIELVDGCVGWGEAPILPPITAEDLPLAMSKVAEACEFLKRSPPMTLGLVLGEVGSILQGHAFASVRAGVEMALIDAASYSIGKPLWRLFGGVSNTITTDMTIPIVSSVEAAQLASQFREKGFKTLKLKVGKNLKGDIEVLQAIHAAHPDCAFILDANEGYTSTEAIQVLETLHEMKLTPVLFEQPVHRDDWEGLGRVTKIAKEKYGVSVAADESCRGLADVKKIVEENLADVINIKLAKLGVLGALEIIELARASGLHLMIGGMVESRIAMGFAGHLVAGLGCFKFIDLDAPHHLSEDSVVKGCEVYGPVYKFPNARGSGCFLDWDNIMW